One Ranitomeya variabilis isolate aRanVar5 chromosome 5, aRanVar5.hap1, whole genome shotgun sequence DNA window includes the following coding sequences:
- the LOC143774076 gene encoding histone H2A type 1-like, with protein sequence MSGRGKQGGKVRAKAKTRSSRAGLQFPVGRVHRLLRKGNYAERVGAGAPVYMAAVLEYLTAEILELAGNAARDNKKTRIIPRHLQLAVRNDEELNRLLGGVTIAQGGVLPNIQAVLLPKKTESSKKSK encoded by the coding sequence ATGTCTGGACGTGGCAAACAAGGAGGGAAGGTCCGTGCTAAAGCCAAGACCCGCTCATCCCGGGCAGGACTGCAGTTCCCGGTTGGTCGTGTGCACAGACTTCTCCGCAAGGGTAACTATGCTGAGAGGGTGGGCGCCGGTGCTCCGGTGTATATGgctgctgtgctggagtatctgaccgCTGAGATCCTGGAATTAGCTGGCAATGCCGCCCGGGACAACAAGAAGACCCGCATCATCCCCCGACACCTGCAGCTGGCTGTGCGCAATGACGaggagctgaacaggctgctgggtgGGGTGACCATCGCCCAGGGGGGCGTCCTGCCCAACATCCAGGCCGTGCTGCTGCCCAAGAAGACCGAGAGCAGCAAGAAGAGCAAGTGA